A region of Piscinibacter gummiphilus DNA encodes the following proteins:
- a CDS encoding methyl-accepting chemotaxis protein — protein sequence MSVTDWRVKTKLLTGFVVMAAVVLVVSGLALQSLGRSNDRFTGYLDGVGNRERLATDLRAAANARAVAARNLVLVTTPEDQALEKAAVTAAHERVGKQFAALKAAIETSKDSTPRDREILAEIEGIEARYGPVALAIVGLALDGKRDEAVAKMNVECRPLLAALLKTTSEFIEYDKTQATAQVDQAEAAFRADRWTMIIACVLAAGGAMALGWYLSQCITVPLTRAVRLAESVAAGDLRTDIVVDRKDETGQLLAALRQMNGSLSAMVGSVRQTADGIANASSEIATGNADLSNRTEQQAAALQQTAASMQQMTETVQQNAESSRQASQLASSAAEVAGRGGEVVARVVATMGDISESSKKIADITGVIDGIAFQTNILALNAAVEAARAGEQGRGFAVVAAEVRSLAQRSATAAREIKALIGASVDRVDAGSTLVGEAGRTMDDIVTRVRQVTDLVAEINASTLEQSTGILQVNQSVASIDQGTQQNAALVEESAAAAESMKQQAVALMGVISNFKTRAG from the coding sequence ATGAGCGTGACGGATTGGCGGGTGAAGACGAAGCTGTTGACCGGCTTCGTGGTGATGGCAGCGGTGGTGCTGGTGGTGTCGGGGCTGGCCTTGCAGTCGCTCGGGCGATCCAACGACCGGTTCACGGGCTACCTCGACGGGGTCGGGAACCGGGAGCGCCTGGCGACCGACCTCCGGGCCGCCGCCAACGCCCGCGCGGTCGCGGCGCGCAACCTCGTGCTGGTGACCACACCCGAGGACCAGGCCCTCGAGAAGGCCGCGGTGACCGCCGCCCACGAACGTGTCGGCAAGCAGTTCGCGGCGCTGAAGGCCGCGATCGAGACGTCGAAGGACTCGACCCCGCGCGACCGGGAGATCCTCGCCGAGATCGAAGGCATCGAGGCCAGGTACGGCCCGGTGGCGCTGGCCATCGTGGGCCTCGCCCTGGACGGCAAGCGCGACGAGGCCGTCGCCAAGATGAACGTCGAGTGCCGCCCGCTGCTGGCCGCGCTGCTCAAGACGACCTCGGAGTTCATCGAATACGACAAGACCCAGGCCACCGCCCAGGTGGATCAGGCCGAGGCGGCCTTCCGCGCCGACCGCTGGACGATGATCATCGCGTGCGTGCTGGCCGCCGGTGGCGCGATGGCCCTCGGCTGGTACCTCTCTCAATGCATCACGGTGCCGCTGACGCGCGCCGTGCGGCTCGCCGAATCGGTGGCCGCGGGCGACCTGCGCACCGACATCGTCGTGGACCGCAAGGACGAGACCGGCCAGCTGCTCGCCGCGCTGCGCCAGATGAACGGCAGCCTGTCGGCGATGGTGGGCAGCGTGCGGCAGACCGCCGACGGCATCGCCAACGCGTCGAGCGAGATCGCCACCGGCAACGCCGACCTGTCCAACCGCACCGAACAGCAGGCCGCCGCGCTGCAGCAGACCGCCGCGTCGATGCAGCAGATGACCGAGACGGTCCAGCAGAACGCCGAGAGCTCGCGCCAGGCGAGCCAGCTCGCCTCGTCGGCCGCCGAGGTGGCCGGCCGCGGTGGCGAGGTGGTGGCCCGCGTGGTCGCCACGATGGGCGACATCAGCGAGTCGAGCAAGAAGATCGCCGACATCACCGGGGTCATCGACGGCATCGCGTTCCAGACCAACATCCTCGCGCTGAACGCGGCCGTGGAAGCGGCCCGTGCGGGTGAGCAGGGCCGCGGCTTCGCGGTCGTGGCGGCCGAGGTGCGCAGCCTCGCGCAACGTTCGGCCACCGCGGCCCGCGAGATCAAGGCCCTGATCGGCGCGAGCGTGGACCGCGTCGACGCGGGCAGCACCCTCGTGGGCGAGGCGGGCCGCACGATGGACGACATCGTGACCCGCGTTCGCCAGGTGACCGACCTCGTCGCCGAAATCAACGCATCCACCCTCGAGCAGAGCACCGGCATCCTGCAGGTGAACCAGTCGGTCGCGTCGATCGACCAGGGCACGCAGCAGAACGCGGCGCTCGTCGAGGAGAGTGCCGCGGCGGCCGAGAGCATGAAGCAGCAGGCCGTGGCACTGATGGGCGTGATCTCGAACTTCAAGACGCGGGCGGGCTGA
- a CDS encoding cyanophycinase, which yields MTSTPWRPMAPRSLLVTLLLTLCVASGAIARDGPVRRLYPVGGGYEEALKGYSVEVARTARGPAVRMVMVPAAFADDPVLPEDPIILAEDVEALRLACEAVIDRIAFPAGCDVTSVPLYVAGDAYDPAILVRLADPTLHGIFFTGGDQAYAARILAGTPAEATMTTAAERGVVFGGTSAGAAIQSLAMNAGYTDAGDSTNALQKGSIDLWLGRPPQHRGLVFGSRQVVIDEHLHSRGRLGRMVNAAAQTADAYGHGGLLGLGFDYDTGAVITGDRWISSIQGVSSGIVVDLRTARTRHAWVGPNAALSARRVLTHVLPPGRQVAFDLARREPWWRGRPVPYDEPRGTPGLRSGHEAMLMLGGDVSEDLGGPVIREFVRQASKQRLGKIVVVAAAYASPADAQAAADLYARALVAAGWAGTTSIHLHGQTRLDAARAKDASGVLLLGGDQSLMGAVLADRAFTDWIRSAAGSANVVLFERAMTAAAGEHFDAIPEGDTADDAIAAFQSRNAVVRPGLGLLRGAAFEPRLQIDKRWGRLYGVGAQRRHTPVYGISESSAIVVHGGQARVVGTQPVVVLDGRNATFFDGSNGAFGALNVLLDVYEPGDTLSR from the coding sequence ATGACCTCCACACCCTGGCGGCCGATGGCGCCGCGTTCGCTGCTCGTCACCTTGCTGCTCACGCTGTGCGTGGCCTCCGGCGCCATCGCCCGCGACGGCCCGGTCCGGCGCCTCTACCCGGTGGGCGGTGGTTATGAAGAGGCCCTGAAGGGCTACTCGGTCGAGGTGGCGCGCACGGCGCGCGGCCCGGCGGTGCGGATGGTGATGGTGCCGGCGGCGTTCGCCGACGACCCGGTGCTGCCGGAGGACCCCATCATCCTCGCCGAGGACGTCGAGGCGCTGCGGCTGGCCTGCGAGGCCGTGATCGACCGCATCGCGTTCCCGGCCGGCTGCGACGTGACGTCGGTGCCGCTGTACGTGGCCGGCGATGCCTACGACCCCGCCATCCTGGTCCGTCTGGCCGATCCCACGCTGCACGGCATCTTCTTCACCGGCGGCGACCAGGCCTATGCCGCGCGCATCCTCGCCGGCACGCCGGCGGAGGCCACGATGACCACGGCCGCCGAGCGCGGGGTCGTGTTCGGCGGCACCAGCGCGGGCGCGGCCATCCAGTCCCTCGCGATGAACGCGGGCTACACCGACGCGGGCGACTCCACCAACGCGCTGCAGAAGGGGTCCATCGACCTGTGGCTGGGCCGTCCGCCGCAGCACCGCGGCCTCGTGTTCGGCTCGCGCCAGGTCGTGATCGACGAACACCTGCACTCGCGCGGCCGGCTCGGGCGCATGGTCAACGCCGCGGCGCAGACCGCCGACGCCTACGGGCACGGCGGCCTGCTCGGGCTGGGCTTCGACTACGACACGGGCGCGGTGATCACCGGGGACCGCTGGATCTCGAGCATCCAGGGCGTGTCGTCCGGCATCGTGGTGGACCTGCGCACCGCGCGCACCCGCCACGCGTGGGTCGGACCGAACGCCGCGCTGAGCGCCCGCCGCGTGCTCACCCACGTGCTGCCGCCGGGCCGGCAGGTGGCGTTCGACCTCGCGCGGCGCGAGCCGTGGTGGCGTGGCCGCCCGGTGCCGTACGACGAGCCCCGCGGCACGCCGGGCCTGCGCTCCGGGCACGAGGCCATGCTGATGCTGGGCGGCGACGTCTCCGAGGACCTCGGCGGGCCCGTGATCCGCGAGTTCGTGCGGCAGGCATCGAAGCAGCGCCTGGGCAAGATCGTGGTGGTGGCCGCGGCCTACGCGTCGCCGGCCGACGCCCAGGCCGCGGCCGACCTCTACGCCCGCGCGCTCGTGGCCGCCGGCTGGGCCGGCACCACGTCCATCCACCTCCACGGCCAGACCCGGCTGGATGCGGCGCGGGCGAAGGACGCGAGCGGGGTGCTGCTGCTCGGCGGCGACCAGTCGCTGATGGGTGCGGTGCTCGCCGACCGCGCGTTCACCGACTGGATCCGTTCGGCCGCGGGTTCGGCGAACGTGGTCCTGTTCGAACGTGCGATGACCGCGGCCGCCGGTGAACACTTCGATGCCATCCCCGAAGGCGACACGGCCGACGACGCCATCGCCGCCTTCCAGAGCCGCAATGCCGTGGTGCGGCCGGGCCTCGGGCTGCTGCGCGGCGCGGCGTTCGAACCGCGGCTGCAGATCGACAAGCGCTGGGGCCGGCTGTACGGCGTGGGCGCTCAGCGGCGGCACACGCCGGTGTATGGCATCAGCGAATCGAGCGCCATCGTGGTGCATGGCGGGCAGGCCCGGGTGGTGGGCACGCAACCGGTGGTGGTGCTGGACGGCCGAAATGCGACGTTTTTTGACGGCAGCAACGGCGCGTTCGGGGCGCTCAACGTGCTCCTCGACGTGTACGAACCGGGAGACACACTTTCACGTTGA
- a CDS encoding VOC family protein, translated as MATKLFVNLPVKDLNRSVTFFKGLGYTFNPNFTDENATCMVLGEDNFVMLLVEKFFQTFTHTPIADARKVTEVIVCVSADSREAVDEMVANAVKGGATLPWPPKDHGFMYQHGYQDLDGHLWEVVWMDPAAAPPKA; from the coding sequence ATGGCCACCAAACTCTTCGTCAACCTCCCCGTCAAGGACCTGAACCGGTCCGTCACCTTCTTCAAGGGGCTGGGCTACACCTTCAACCCGAACTTCACCGACGAGAACGCCACGTGCATGGTGCTCGGCGAGGACAACTTCGTGATGCTGCTGGTCGAGAAGTTCTTCCAGACCTTCACGCACACCCCCATCGCCGACGCGCGCAAGGTCACCGAGGTGATCGTCTGCGTGTCGGCCGACAGCCGCGAGGCCGTCGACGAGATGGTGGCCAACGCGGTGAAGGGCGGCGCCACGCTGCCCTGGCCGCCGAAGGACCACGGCTTCATGTACCAGCACGGCTACCAGGACCTCGACGGCCACCTGTGGGAAGTGGTGTGGATGGACCCGGCCGCCGCACCGCCGAAGGCGTGA
- a CDS encoding solute carrier family 23 protein codes for MPTFFPRWTLKTSGDVAPDERLPWPQTTVMGIQHVVAMFGSTALAPILMGFDPNTSVFFSGIGTLIFFLITGGRLPSYLGSSFAFIAVVIAASGYTGSGPNPNIGVALGGIVAAGVVYALIGVLVQAFGTGWIERLMPPVVTGAIVAAIGLNLAPVAVKNLSASSFDAVVGLATALAVGLVAVNGRGAIGRLPILIGAAFGYVVYIVGANVMGFGKPVDFSGIGQAAWFGLPNFTAPVFQASAMALVAPIAVILVAENLGHVKALAAMTGRDFDPLIGRAFIADGVATAVSGMGGGTGVTTYAENMGVMAVTRIYSTLVFVVAAGVALLLGFSPKFGALILTLPVPVIGGLALVVFGLIAATGGRIWVLNKVDFSSPRNLLVAGIALTAGAGDLTLHLGSFTLGGIGTATFGAILLYQVLRERRAT; via the coding sequence ATGCCCACCTTCTTTCCCCGCTGGACGTTGAAAACCTCGGGCGACGTCGCCCCCGACGAACGCCTGCCCTGGCCGCAGACCACGGTGATGGGCATCCAGCACGTGGTCGCGATGTTCGGTTCGACCGCGCTGGCCCCGATCCTGATGGGCTTCGACCCGAACACCTCGGTGTTCTTCTCGGGCATCGGCACGCTGATCTTCTTCCTCATCACGGGCGGCCGGCTGCCGAGCTACCTCGGTTCGAGCTTCGCGTTCATCGCCGTGGTGATCGCGGCCAGCGGCTACACGGGCAGCGGGCCCAACCCGAACATCGGCGTGGCGCTCGGCGGCATCGTGGCCGCGGGGGTGGTCTATGCGCTGATCGGGGTGCTCGTGCAGGCCTTCGGCACCGGGTGGATCGAACGGCTGATGCCGCCGGTGGTGACCGGGGCCATCGTCGCGGCCATCGGGCTGAACCTCGCGCCCGTGGCGGTGAAGAACCTCTCGGCCTCGTCGTTCGACGCGGTGGTGGGCCTCGCGACGGCGCTCGCGGTGGGCCTCGTGGCCGTCAACGGCCGCGGTGCGATCGGCCGACTCCCGATCCTGATCGGGGCCGCGTTCGGCTACGTCGTCTACATCGTGGGGGCCAACGTGATGGGCTTCGGCAAGCCGGTGGACTTCAGCGGCATCGGCCAGGCCGCGTGGTTCGGGCTGCCGAACTTCACGGCACCGGTGTTCCAGGCCTCGGCGATGGCGCTCGTCGCGCCCATCGCGGTGATCCTCGTGGCCGAGAACCTCGGCCACGTGAAGGCGCTCGCCGCGATGACCGGGCGCGACTTCGACCCGCTGATCGGCCGCGCCTTCATCGCCGACGGTGTCGCCACGGCCGTGTCCGGCATGGGCGGCGGCACGGGCGTGACCACCTACGCCGAGAACATGGGCGTGATGGCCGTGACCCGCATCTACTCGACGCTCGTGTTCGTCGTGGCCGCGGGCGTCGCGCTGCTGCTCGGCTTCTCGCCGAAGTTCGGCGCGCTGATCCTCACGCTGCCCGTGCCCGTGATCGGCGGCCTCGCGCTCGTGGTGTTCGGCCTCATCGCCGCCACCGGCGGCCGCATCTGGGTGCTCAACAAGGTCGACTTCTCGAGCCCGCGCAACCTGCTCGTGGCCGGCATCGCCCTCACCGCCGGCGCGGGCGACCTGACGCTGCACCTCGGCAGCTTCACGCTCGGCGGCATCGGCACCGCCACGTTCGGGGCGATCCTCCTGTACCAGGTGCTGCGCGAGCGGCGGGCCACCTGA
- a CDS encoding chlorite dismutase family protein, with protein MTPTSPRHFHFNGSLTGPWRVTRQVALRGDPLPAAPCLVVGTADQRPGVWHLQGITSNERYVTRAERTELVARQEGLGRVASTRAALIPIRKTAAWWALTQDERRDVLEGQSRHIAIGLRYLPAIARRLHHCRDLGPDEPFDFLTWFEYGPDDEPAFDDLLAALRASPEWTYVDREVDLRLAR; from the coding sequence ATGACCCCCACCTCGCCCCGCCACTTCCATTTCAACGGCAGCCTCACCGGTCCGTGGCGCGTCACCCGGCAAGTCGCGCTGCGGGGCGACCCGCTGCCGGCCGCTCCGTGCCTCGTCGTCGGCACCGCTGACCAACGCCCTGGCGTGTGGCACCTGCAGGGCATCACCAGCAACGAGCGGTATGTCACGCGGGCCGAGCGCACCGAACTCGTGGCGCGGCAGGAGGGGCTCGGCCGTGTGGCGTCCACCCGCGCCGCGCTGATCCCAATCCGCAAGACCGCCGCGTGGTGGGCCCTGACGCAGGACGAACGGCGCGACGTGCTGGAAGGCCAGTCGCGCCACATCGCCATCGGACTGCGCTACCTGCCCGCCATCGCGCGCCGCCTGCACCATTGCCGGGACCTCGGACCCGACGAACCGTTCGACTTCCTGACCTGGTTCGAGTACGGCCCCGACGACGAACCCGCCTTCGACGACCTGCTGGCCGCGCTGCGCGCCTCGCCGGAGTGGACCTACGTCGACCGCGAAGTGGACCTGCGGCTCGCGCGCTGA